ccgtaccgctaccgcataccctccggtgtggccaagccttaaagttttatagaaccaaaattgtttgtcgggcatTCCAAAAATAACGCGCGTTATTGCTTTTAAAAGTGACTCGTGTCATTTTCAAAAGTCAGGCTCATCGTTATTTCAAAAGTGACGTACATCATTTAAAAGTTGCACTCTTCTTTTTCAAAAGTCACCCTTCATTTGCATAAAGTGACGATCATCATTTGAAAAGTCACACTCATCATTTTCATAAGTGACGATAATCATTTGAAAAGTAACCCACgtcattttcttttaaatatcaaGTTAAggattttctgaaaatatacTACGCATCTAtggtatttttccaaattttcttaattaaatttctttatgTATACTTTGTTGCGTGACAGAATGTTAATAACTTCAATTCATTTATTTCAGGTCGGCAATGTAGTTTTATCCAGTTTCcggtaaaatttaaatttttaaaacagaaaTCCGGTATGTACATAGGTAATTCatgaattattttataaatactttttatatgAATTCCAAAAAGCAAAGCAACCATAAAAAATGTTAAGCTAAGTAGTTTTACCTGCATTACAATAGAAATTAGAAACAAAATCAATCTACAAACGCAATTTATGAAAGAATGGTCTCCATGACAACTCATATGTTTGTgtccaaacaaaaaactcaCATCAAAACACCAACAGTTTCAAAAATGTACAAGAAAACTACAAAAGCCTCAGCTATTTATCACATTAAAGAcgatattaaacattttaaatttaatctctCCTTCCAACACATAAACTCCTTGCTTAATCTTCCAAAATTCGATGTCAAATCTGGTGGATCGGTAGTAGCTAAAAGCGAAGGAACTACCGATAAGGATAATTGCCTCAAGGTACTATCTATAAAATGGCAACAAAAAATCTTTAGTGCACACGAAATCGAATTCTTTAGTGACATCAATAACTGCATTACTGATGTTCAAAAGTCTTATCACGAATTGATTcttgaaaatcaaaatgaaCAGCAAGACTCTTTATGCATCTCAAATGAACCCATTTTTACTTACGTCGATGAGGACAATTTTATACCTgaatcagaaaaaataacatctGAGAATGCCTTGCAGGGAACAAACGACTCGTCCAACGATAAAGACATTGTTCAAATGTACGTTTACGCTTCGATAAACCCAAACACAATCTTGGTATCTTTGCGATGGCATAAAACcgaaaaaacattgcatatttATCCGGATTTTAATAATTTCCGGGAAAATCCATATTTCATTGAGATTGATACCGATTACCGTCATCTTTATGCATATGGCATTGAGAATACGTCCAAGCAATCTCAAATTAGACGGGAAGTCTTTCCATTTGCCGAACTAAAGCTACCGGAAATACCACATTGGGTGAGCTTTGATGAATTATCCGCGCAATTCTCAATGCCACCTAAAAGAACTCGACGAGTTGCCAtacttatggaaatacaaaaagCCGAAGGATTCGAATATGATAACATTCATGTGCGCTATCACATACATTTGCCAGAGCGAACAATCCTTGAGGAAGGGCTCTTGAATGCCTGCACCCACTCATCTCAAGCAAACAGCGCTGGAGTTTGTGGTTTTGGGCATTGTTTAGAGATTCAGCTGTTGTGTGAGGAGGACTTCAAGTTGGAGAAAATGTGTCATGTTTACTTTGAGCTGATTTCGGTGGATAGTTGGGATAGAGAGAGATGCGAAGGATACGCGTATTTGAGTTTCTTTCTGGAAAAAGGTTGCGAGGCGACGTTGCTACAGTGCCATAGACCAATTGAGGAaggaattttagaaaaattaaatagatcTTTTATTGGAGGTCGACggaaatttgattttgaaaaattctatgGGGGAGATTTAGATTTTATTAATCGATATGGAACGACTATGGCAACAACTGGGGTGCTGGCAGTACGATATCAAATTCTGACTCAGCGAAATCCAGAGTTGCTAAGGCCAGTAAGTGGTAGGATGACTGGAATGACTCTTGAGGATATAATGAAAGCGTATAGGGAAGGAAGAAGACGTCTCGAGGCAGTAATTCGATtagataaataaaatgttttttttatttgctcttaataaaatgaattttgttttttatttattttggagagttgttttttttttagatggtaTACTGAATTGCTATTTCAATCATATTAAGTTGCGACATCGCCGAGGATCTCATCAGGTCGTGACCTTCCGGGCAAAATTTGCTCAAGAAAACATGCTGTATTCTGTATAAAAAAGAAGTTAaggatttgaagaaaaatcgaaCTCTAGATAACAATCAGGCATCACATTGCGATGATAAAGATATAAataatgcgaaaaaagtgggtctcacaATTCTGTCTATCCGTCTGTCTCTCTGTCTTTCTGTGTCTATTTTAAGCTACAGCCTTAATTGGCTAACTTCGTATTGTTTGGTAATATCCTAAAGaagtaattcaattttttttttaccaaaattaatGATACTTGCTATATGACCAAAATGAAAAGGTTGCTTTTCttacttttcttaaaaacggctctaacgattttgtttaaaaaaaagcacctACCTACCTAAATAGCCTAAAAGCCGGAAGtagatttcttgcgtgagaggtaaccgattcatatgaatgtcagaggtagtctggatcatggtgatgacgaatacctgtctgcctgcatttattgggggcgttgtcgagaaaaagcgcatcaaaagtaccatttttctgaaaatcgatttagtgagggtaactacataaaaattaatatgtaaCCAACGCCGCTACTCACTGATGACAAATATAACAATGGCAGACAATTTAAGTGGGGCCAAACTCCCGGCAGACGGTCAAGAAAatgcgtttttagactttggggtaaccGTTATTTGGGTTGACCGTTGTTATCAAAATTGCGATAGAATTTTCTTGATGTCTAACTTTCCTCTAAACAACACAACCTATTTAattgattcaattttttgtacatttggatttaaaaaaaaaagttaatttaatttgaattaaatttcattaaaactttgtgtcgattaatattttatttctaatggtagtagagtaactaaagcaaattattagggaacccggccgaacagctctgattttgacgatttttttttttaaacgtaggtaattaaaaatactttaaagtctatagattaaaaattgccggtgttgccgtattgttttttaaaattaaaattaatttttttttaacaaaaccatttttttttgcttaaatttcataaaacaaatgatagcaaaagattctctaggaaatttaaggaaaatatataaaatgcagtaagggacaatcttccatcgtttaagcgataaatgcaattttctaacattctgacctcaaacacaaaaaaaatattttgaaaacaacggcaacacctacaatattttaaaatacattttttaaaagccagaagctcattcttatctcttaaatttaaatccactaaatttagtcaagactttttgaagaaatggtcctcaaactcagaattaaaaaaaaaaaaatgttattagaaaaatttaaaatgacttttttccaaactttttctaataaaatatgaatttattaaaaaaaaatttttggccataaatattatcagttgaatttcgaagcaaaaaagctaaaatatatcacacttttgaaaaaaaaaaatgaaaaattacttcaatttcaatggttttttttttattaaaactgaatttttgcattgaaataattaattttctcaaagactgtggtaaataggaactttaaatttttgctatttaacttttaacagtaagggttattaaatgaatgaaaaataattttatgtttagatgttgaactttaaaaaaaaaataagttacattttttttcaaaacttttattaaaaaaagttcttcgaaaatgaaatactttttaatttttttcataaaccgtaatacatattgacatttccttttataatttgaaatcataataaatgcggccaaaaaaatttgaaaataaatgcattttatattacgaccaagtttaaaaaaccacatgttaaaattttttcaataatttttttttttcaaaaatctgagttcaattaccattctttcaaaagccgttcattcaattaacttaatttttattatacatatatgactaagcttctagcttttaaaaaatgtatatttgaatattgtaggtgttgccgttgtgttcaaatattttttttgtgtttgaagtcaattaataagaaaattgcatctatcgcttgaagtatggaagattgtccctcacccccatgtattttttttccttgaatttcctagacaatcttttggcatcaattaatttatgaaatttaagaaaaatttttgaaaaaaatttgtttttgttcacaaaaatctttaattaaatttaaaaaatcaaaacggcaacaccggcagtttttaatctatagactttaaagtattttt
This DNA window, taken from Episyrphus balteatus chromosome 2, idEpiBalt1.1, whole genome shotgun sequence, encodes the following:
- the LOC129909109 gene encoding tectonic-like complex member Mks1, producing MVSMTTHMFVSKQKTHIKTPTVSKMYKKTTKASAIYHIKDDIKHFKFNLSFQHINSLLNLPKFDVKSGGSVVAKSEGTTDKDNCLKVLSIKWQQKIFSAHEIEFFSDINNCITDVQKSYHELILENQNEQQDSLCISNEPIFTYVDEDNFIPESEKITSENALQGTNDSSNDKDIVQMYVYASINPNTILVSLRWHKTEKTLHIYPDFNNFRENPYFIEIDTDYRHLYAYGIENTSKQSQIRREVFPFAELKLPEIPHWVSFDELSAQFSMPPKRTRRVAILMEIQKAEGFEYDNIHVRYHIHLPERTILEEGLLNACTHSSQANSAGVCGFGHCLEIQLLCEEDFKLEKMCHVYFELISVDSWDRERCEGYAYLSFFLEKGCEATLLQCHRPIEEGILEKLNRSFIGGRRKFDFEKFYGGDLDFINRYGTTMATTGVLAVRYQILTQRNPELLRPVSGRMTGMTLEDIMKAYREGRRRLEAVIRLDK